The following nucleotide sequence is from Lolium rigidum isolate FL_2022 unplaced genomic scaffold, APGP_CSIRO_Lrig_0.1 contig_21632_1, whole genome shotgun sequence.
CTAACATACCAGAGCAGGGGTCAGATGTTACTCACAGCGCTCTGACCATCACATGAGTAAGACGACATCTCGAAAAAGTGGAGGAAGAAGACTTGCCACAGTGGAGCTCCACCAACCGGAGTAGATGTACCTGCTCGTCCCGAAGAAGCTTCCCTAGACGGAGAGCTCGAGTGGGGAAAAATAGCGGCACAAAATCTGGCCCTAAAGCGGAGCGGTGTAAATAGGCGCGAAATTCTTCAGGTGAGGTTGGAGTAGCCCCCGTGAACTGAACATCGTATGCCGAGCTTGTAGAATATACCGTGAAGGTGGTTTTCAGTTTTTAATCTTTATGTtttgtttttttcgataaaggagcatagccctagcctctgcatcaatagatgcacacggcttgctttattaaaaaaattgtaTCAAGTCATAAGAGATTCAATCTCACATATTACAATCACGGAAAAGGTAGGGTCGATACATGCAGTGGGGAAGGACGAAAAGATTTTGAGGTCGGACGAAGTTAAAGCATAAAAAAGATTGATGCAAGAAACTAAAATTTTATCGATATAATAATATCTTGTACGGTCTTAAGCATAATACTTAGTACAATAGTAATGAAGATATACTTTGACAGAATCAGAAACTACAAAGCGTACCATATGAAGCTTTAGTGTCGTCTTGAAGTCCCAGACAATGGCAGAGCCCTACCTTCCTTCTGAAAATCTTTTTTAATTTCAGAAAGATCAAGACTTTTGAATATCCCTCGCTCGATATAGCACACCATCAAATCATTAAGCCAACCATCGGACATCTTGTTGCGCAACTCTATCATGATAATCTTCATAGCTGAGAATGCTCTTTCAACGGTTGCCGTCGCCACCGGTAAAAGCATTGCCAACTCAATGAGGCGGTAAACAGTAGGAAACATGGTGTGCCTTTTAAGCTCAACCATCCTTTTAGCTATGCTTGCAATGTCAAGACAATCTCTAAAATCTTCAACTCTCGTCATATGAACATGGAATAGCTCAAGGGCATCCTGTATATGCTCACGCTCATAATCAGAGAAATCCTCATAATAAATCTCTGTAAGGCGAGCAAGCTTATTCACATTAAACCTGGCAAATGAGTCTCGTGGATCaagacaagaaaagttctgaagaACCTCTGAAGATGCCTCATTAAAACGATGATCAAACTCAGTGACAATAGAGTCTATAGCAACATAGAAGGTGTCAACACGATAAAAATGATCAGTGGTGACCTGGTATTTTCCTCCTTTTCTTGTTTTACCCCATCTTGTTACCATGGTATCCATACTTGGGATTATGACTTCATTTTCAATGCAAAATGATTTGACCTCTTCAAAGAGTGACTCCCAACCATGATTCCTCCAATTGACCAAACGTGTTCTCACATCCGTAACCAAAGAGATTGCCTGAAATGATACAATTAGAAATTTCGATCAACAAAATATACATATTGAAAGTAGAAATGTAAAATTTATCCATCACATACCTCAACAATATTTTGATCCTTCTTTTGCAATAGAAAAGAGACATCATTTGTCATACGAAGTAGTTTTAACATCATCTTCATGATGAACACAAAGTTAAATGTCTCCATTTTATGAACATAACCTCCTGCCTTAATTGGATTACGCGCGTCATCCTCAACAATGCCCAAAACTTCTATCACCGCATCCCACATTGAGTTAATACGGGATAGGGTTGTGTAGTGAGAACCCCATCTCGTATCTCCAGGTCGGCACAAGTGTGTTTCTTGATTTTTACCTCTTCCCGTGGGCATATCACCGTTCTTGATCTTAGCCAGAAGAATCTCTTTATGCTTATCAAGCAATATATCCATCTTCCTGCAAGATGAACTACAAAGATTGGCAATACTAGACCATCGTCAAAGAAATCTTCAAGACCTTTGCAACATCTCGATAAAGCAACAACTATCAACTGCAACTGGTGGGCAAAGCAATGAATATAGAAAGCATATGGGTTCTCATCACGAATTAACTTCTGAAGGCCATTAAATTGTCCTCTCATATTAGATGCTCCATCATACCCTTGCCCTCGCAGTCTTGCAATGAGTAGACCATGTTTACCAAATACATCCAAAAGTGCCTCCTTTAGAGCTGCCGATGTTGTGTTTGGGACATGCTTAATGCACAAAAATCTTTCAATAATCTCTCCACTTTTGTTCACATACCTACAAGAAAATGAGATACAGTTAGTTGAAATACACTACATttcagaaaagtaaaacaaataaATACTTAACATACTTCTATACATTACTGCTTGTATACATACCTCACAACCACGGCCATTTGTTCTTTGACCGATATATCACGAGATTCATCAATAAGAACGGTGAAAAGACAACCATCCATCTCCTCTTTGATGCGTTTGGTGACCGCTTCGGCACAATGTCTGGCAAGTATTTTCTGAATATCTGAGGAAATCATCTTTGCATTTTTAGGACACAACTCATCAAATGCAAGTTTCACTTCTCTATTCCTTTCTTTATACCAATCAAGCATTTCCAAAAAATTGCCTTTGTTCAAAGAAGAGGAGGACTCATCGTGTCCACGAAATGGTTCACCTTGCAATGCTAGATGACTCACAATACCCAAAGATGTATCCACGCGGGTTTCATACTTGACTAGTGAGTCTTTGCTATAAGTTATAACTTTTCTTTTCAAACTAGCCCTTTGATTCTGAAAATCTAAACAAGCTGTCCTTGAGTTATTATGAATGCTACATGCCCCACCAACATGCTTACGGAATGCAGCCACCGCATTTTTCCAATGGTCATAGCCAGATTTGGTGAATACATCATAACCAAAATTTTCATGCATCTGGTCATTTTTAAAAAGATAGCAGTAGAAGCAATATGCCTTATCCTTGTCCACACTATATTCCAACCAATTAAATTCCTTATACCAATTTGGCCGAAAGCTTCTATCATCTCTATCTCTACGGAATTTATGACGAGTTGGTTGAGTTGGAcctttctctagatatgcaaattTAACATCATCTCTAATATTGGGATGAAATTGATCAATTGGAATGCGAAGTCCTGGATCAAATTTGATGTCATCTAGACCAAAATATTGTATACCTTCATCTTGTTGAACATCAACATTCTCATTCACATCAATATCTTCCACTTCCACTTGTTCGGCAGTCCTAGAATCTCCATTAGCTTCTTCCACTTGTTCGGCAGCCGTGGAATTTTCCGTCTCTTTGCCTACATCTTGCTCTTTCTCTTGATGTACCACAATGTCCATAAAATTTTCACTCTCATCTGTGCTGGTTTAGAGTTGCTGCCACTTGAAAGTGGCACAAAATACCTTGTCAAATCTGCAATTGACTATTCATAAATTCAGCAAAAAGAACCAGCACTtgctataccgaaatacaaaattTCAGAACCACTCTACCTTTCCTATTCCCCCCCTTTGCTGGCCCCTTCCCTTTCTTATTCATCTCGACCTTAGGCTTCAATCTACCTCAACAGCACGCCAGCAAGCAGCAGTTGCCGTTGCCGTCGGCGGTCGGCCCGTCGCGTGCTGCCGTGTGCTCCGATGTCCGATCAGTAGACAACGATGAACGATCCCTGTCTGGCCCAGCTCTGCCTTCTTCGATCAGTAGTCTGAAACCCAGAGGTCAGCCGCCCAAGACTGCAGTCGCCAGCGCTGAAATTCTCCCGATCGCGACCTGCGTGAATCGAGGAGTCGATCCGTTTCGGTTGGACGaagtcgaggacgacgaggagtcgATCGTGTCCAGGAACAAGAGTCGTCGCTCGTAGACTCGCAGTATTGCTTGTGTGGCTTCGGGGACAGGCCCAGCAGGCTAGGACGTGGCAACTCACGGCCCAATTAGCCAATCGAACGATGCCCTCGATCAGGTCCGCTCAGCTGCGTAGCCTGTCCTGCTCTCGATCGATACAGTATCGTATATGTAGCATAggtataaatttttttttgtcgCTGGCTTAGGTAGGGCGGGCGCCACACCTTGCCCTACCGGGAGGCTCGCCACtggatacatgaatcaaccagctGAAATTATGGCTAATAGAAAAGCTATGCATTTGttattctattaagatgccgccacccagtagcctggaaaaagaagtcctgagcaaccactagcatccggttgcatccaataaccatagGCTCCCGCTGCTCCAATTGaatgagcagctcgccggataacctgcaaaaaattagttccatttTGCTTGTTAATCTTTATGTTTTGTGTTGGCTGGAATTTATACCACTTGAACAGCCGTGGCCTGAGTTCGGCAAGCCTATCTTCTGCTGCAGCTCACCGCCGTGACCGAGTACCCTGTGCTTGCTCTTGCACTTGCACTTTACATCTTTACCACCAGCGACAAGCCCAGACAGGAGTCGGTCGAACGCCGCACAGTGCGCCACGCCCAGCGTGTGCCCGTCAGAGAGCGCCACCATGTCCTGCACGTTGAAGCCTTTGTGCTGAAGAgggcgatgatggcggtgacatTGAGGAACGGGGACGCGAGTGCGATTAAGGTGTCGGCGGCAACGGAGCGAGACCACTCCACGGGTTAGAAGAAGAAGGCAACTGAGCACATGTCATGGCAGTGCAGCGGGTGCCggtatttagggcatctccaatgcggAGACCCAAACGCAAAAACGGACTCCACTTTcgtccgtttgggtaaaaccTGCTTCCAACGCACGGACCCATCCTAAAAACGGATCGCTgccgcgtccgggacgacccaaaaccATCCCAAATTTACGTGActtttgggtcgagccggactaGCGCGGGCGTGCTTTTCCATCCGCACATGTCCGTTCGTGGTCCAGTTGGCAGTGACAGAAAATACAACCGCAAGGCTCcatatcttctctctcctctgccCCCTCTATTTACTTTTTGCCATGGATTGGAGCTCGCCGGAGTGGAGCTCGCCTAGCCAAGTTCCGTCGTCGCCCTCGCCTGGAAGCTCCCGATGCTGGATAGTCCTCTTTTTTTCATCCCTGCTGGAACTCGCCGGAGACAAAACGAGCTCCGCGCTGCTGGCCTCGACGCCGACGAGCAAGACGACGACCACCGCGCCATGGACTCTGCCCGCGCCTCGCCTCGCCACCGCCGCGACGGGCACGAGCCCGGCCTCGCCACGCTGCCGCGGGCGCCGGCCGCGCGGGCACGGGACGGGCCGtgcctcgcctcgccgccgcgcgggcacggggccggccgcgcctcaccacgccgccgccggcacgggGCTAGCCGCGCCTCGCCACGCCACGCCaccatcgcgcgggaacggggccggccgcgcctcgccacgccgccgccgcgcgggcaGGAGGCGGAGCTCGCCGCGAGCACGGGCGGGGGGCACGGGCACGAGCGGGGGCGGCCCCACGCCGCTGCAGCTCCGCGCACGCCGCGCGCTGCATCTTCGCCCGGGCCGCGCGGCAGCTCCGCACACGCCGCTGCGGTCGCCACGCCGCCCCACGCCGGCCGCTCGCCACGCCGTCGGAGCCGGCCGCCCTTGGTCGTCCCGCGCGGCGATGTGCTCCCGCGCAAGGCGCTCGTCCCGTGCTCGGCGTGCTGCGCGCTGTGCTGCGCGAGGCGCTCGTCCTGCTGATGCGGACGGCAACGACCTGCTGGCCTGGAGGATGAGCGCACGGGCACGGGCGGGGCTCGCGgcgtcggccacgggcgggggcaggcgtgggcggagctcgccgcgTCGGTCACGGGCACGGGCGGAGCTCGCCGCGTCGGCCACGGGCACGGGTGGAGCTCGCCGCACGAGCCTAGGGACGGGCGGAGCTGGCCGCCGGCGTGGCCTGCAGACACACAGCGAGCTGGCGCCGCTGCTGCTTGAGAGGAGGCCGAAGAGGCGCGCGAGGATGGCGACGGCGTGGTCGCCCTGGCGGAGGCGCACGACGGAGAGCGTGCCGGCGCCAAGGTCGAGGCTGCGGTCGGGGTCGACGAGGTGGAGCTGCGCGCCGGGGACGGAGACGAGGGTCTCCTCGACGGTGGGCGGGTCATCCTCGGCCGTGTCGGCTGCTTTGCTGCTCTGGTGTTCTGCTAGTACTACTAGGGGAAGAAGAAGGAGTAATTATTTGGGTCACAACGCGTTGGGGAACAGAATGGGTCGCGGACGTTTTGGCCTATCCGCATGTCCGGAGGCCGACCCAAACAGCCAAAATCGGACACGaaaacgcgtccgtttgggtcgcgcggttggagatgcccttatctccGAGGCATGCATGTCAGCATGTGCATGATTGATTGTGTGTTATGACTTATGAGCAGTACTAAATCGATGAGTACAAAAATCAGCAGAGAGAGTGAGCGATCATCTTTACTACTACAGAGAGAGCAAGGAGAGCGATGAGCACTAGGAAATAGGAATAATGCTATACAAAGGTTCTCCCAAGTCAAAAATCTCAGCTTGAACCAGTCGATCACTAATTCAACCGGCAGTAAGTACGTTGTCCAGGTTTCGCACACGATATCGTTAGTACGGGTTGGACAAAATCACAAAACTAATTAAACCCAAAAGAACACGAGGACGACGTAAACTGAATGCTAAATCTAAATTCCACTAAACTGAAAACCCCGAAGACGAGACACGACGACGACCGGCAAGCTTAGTTGCTGCCCTTGCTAATGACCTCCATGGCgtcggcggtggtgggcagtgccGGGATGGCTCCCTTCTTGGTGGTGCAGATGGCCCCGCACGCGTTGCAGAACTGCAGCACCTCCCTCAGCTTCTCCTCGTTCTGATCAATAAAAAAAGATCGAATCGTTAGCACCATTGTAAATAAAAGAAATTAAATTAGCTGATCTATGGTTCTTTTGAGTTTCGTAGACTGAATGCTTACGTAGAAGATGGAGTCATCCTTGGCAACATTGACGAGGAAAGACCCGACGAAGGCATCGCCAGCACCAGTGGTGTCGACGGTCTTGACGGCGTACCCAGGGACAGATCCCTTAAAATCCTTGGTGAAGTACCTGCATCCCCTCTCGCCGTCGGTGACGATGAGCAGCTTGAGGCCCTCAAACCAGAGTGACAGGACATTGGCCTCGTCGTTAGGGTCTCCCTGGGTGAGGAAGGCCACCTCCTCGTCGCTGAGCTTGATGAAGTCGGCCTCCTTCCAGATGCTCATGATGCCGTCGCGAGCAGCCTGCTCCGAGGGCCAGAGCGGGATGCGCACGTTCGGGTCGTACGAGCAGAGGATGCCGCCGGCCTTGGCGGCGCGCATGGCGGCCACGTGCGCCGAGCGGCAGGGCTCGGTGATGAGCGAGATGGAGCCGTAGTGGAATACACGGGCGCTGTTAATCAGGTCCAAGTTGAGCTCAGCCTCTGTCAGTAGCATATCGGCCGACGGGTTGCGGTAAAACATGAATTCACGCTCGCCGTTGGACTTGAGGGTGACGAAGGCTAGGGCGGTGCGGGCGTGCTGGTCGAACAGGCACCCCTCCGCGTTCACGCCGTTCTGCTTCAGGATCTCCACGAGCATGTGACCGAACTCGTCGTCACCAAACTGCAGAAACCAACACCGATTAATCCCAATTTAACACATTATTCATTGACACAAACATTACACAGTTATCAACTAAGCTAGACAGGATGATGACTACAAAAACGATAAAGGTTAAAGATCTAGTACTATTTGAAACTAGTGAGAGGAAGATGAATACAAAAACGACTAAGGGGTATTATTTTCTTTTAAAGTACAATGGCGCTGCTTCTTGTGTCAGATATAGTAGATTGGTGTTAGATTTGGGCTAGCTGTTCAATGACCGCGCGCAAGTGCAGGTAATAGCACTCAGATCCGAGTCAGCCAGGTCCCGCTAGTGCCCCGGGTCAACATGATGCAGCCATGCAACTACGAGATTTCCTAACCTAGAGTAGATAGATTTTATCCGAGACGAAAAGAGTGGAATATTTTCTTAGGTGCACTAAATTACACGGACAGATATAACAGGGACACACACGTCAGAAAAACTACGGGCTACGGTGGTGTTTGGACAAGCTTAAGCAATCCTAGACAAGTTAATAGACGATATCTAATAAAAATTTCCCAAAAGTAATCGAGCGATGAAATCGATCGACCAGTGATCTCATGCTAAACCATTATCAACCAATCCTAGACAAGTCAATCGACGACGATCGGACCGCGGTCACCGACGACTGCACGTACAAAACAGATCGAGCAACGTATGTGACGCATCAGAGAAGGGACGGCGATCACATGCAGGGCGTGCATACATACCTTGCCGACGAAGGCGGAGGAGCCGCCGAGCTTGGAGACGGCGCATGCGACATTGGCGGGCGCGCCGCCGGGCGCCTTGACAAAACCGCCGGACTCGGCGAGCGAGACGCCGGCCACGTCCGGCACGAAATCGATCAGCATCTCCCCGAAGGAGACGACGAGGCCGGGGGCGGCCGCAGCCGCGGGTGCAACTCCGTCACCGAGAGGCGCCATCGAAACTTAGCTCAAACGAAACGAAACGAAACGAAACTGAGAACTAGAGCAATCGAGCAGGAACGTGAGTCTGGCTATGAACGAGCTGCCCTAGGTTGATCGATGAGGAGAAGCGAGGGGTAGGCGGGGCTTATAAAGGCTAGCTATGGCTTTGGCCTAGAGGTGATTAGGCTTATCCTCCAAGGATTAGTATCCGTACGTATTCCGTTCTATTACTACTAACTTAGCCTAATCCCGCCCGTCTGGGTTCGAGGTTGGATAATCATAGCAGCGCACGGGGGACTCACACCTGTCCGTGTGGCCGACAATCCTTGGATAATAATCAGGTCGATCTAATCTGATCTCATAACAGCGGTTATTATCTCGTCCCTACACACCGTTTAAACCAGAGATTTGTTTTGGCGCGGGCGAGTCCTTAACTGATTCTCCTTTTGTTTTGTAGCCGATCTCTAAAGTCTAAACAGTGTTTGGGTCCAGCTAAATTAGAAGCAGAAAAGGACGCCAAAACTAGCTACGGACGATGGCTGGCTTGCATATAGTTTGCATGGTGCACGTTCGTAAAGAAAACAAACTACTGTCCTTTTCTACGGACATGGATTTTCTGCTGATGAGTTCTACTTTAATAAAAAATTCGGAAAAatagcaaacaaaataaaaaaaaactgaaTTTTGTGTACAATGAACATGTACATGTGTTCTAATAGAATTCCAAAAATCTCCTAGAAAAGATACATGTAGTGATCTGTACAAAAAAAAGAGGTTGTTTCAAACAACAAATCCAAATGCTCTAAACAGCACCAAATTTCTTATTTTTGCATAGAGCACCAAACATGTAATTTCTCACCACAATGTTGCTTGCAGGTAGAACACATTATCGTTTTCGCTGtaaaaaatattcagatttttttcattttgttttctattttttgcaaaaaaaaaatattgaagTAGGAGCATATATGAACTTCGGGTTCAAATGTGCATTTCCGCCTTTTCTACATAGTACTTTCTTACAATCAAGGTCTGGCCTGGATgcattttgatttgatttttgcaAGAAATATGGACGCTTTAATTCGATGTTGTAGCTTTGAAGTTACTTCAGTACGTAGTTAGCATCAAACAACCGCCACCAGCTTGGTCGATAATCTGTCATTATGCTGTTGTCAAATCAGATCCTGCAGGATGTGGGACTAATTAACCTAGCCAAGAACATGAAATGGAACCAAACAATCGTACATATCGATCTCGACCACCTACTGGGGCACAATTAGTCTTTTTTGGCTCATTATCACTCTAGTGAGAATTAAGTTAGAGCTCATTCAACTCTAGAATCATCATATTTTCCCGTGACTCGTGTGAGCTTTAAATTTCTCATGGGTTGCAAGCGAGATTTTTCAGGTTATATATAGGTTGCACGATACTTGCAATTAAGATTTTCTCAGTTGCTTGTGGGTTGCATATGAATACTTGCAATTAAGATTTTCTCAGTTGCCCATGGGTTGCACGAAAGTTGCAACAGAGATTTCCCAATTACACTTTAGGTGCATCTAAGTTTTGCCAATAACACATGAGTTACACGGGAGTTGCAACTCAGAGACTTTCTCAGATACACATGGGTCGCATGAGTTGCAACTTAGATTTTTTTAATTACACATGAGTTGTTCGTAAGTTGCAAAGTAGATTTTTCAAGTTACAGATATGTTACAACTGATATTTTTGTAGTTAAACATATATGACATGTGAGTTACAACTTCTATTAGGTGACACCATCTCTGCGAGAATTTAGCTAattatttttttttgcgaaaatttcatcgatgtattaataatcatcaatagcagtaaaaaagacggaaattcaattcggctcctgggtgcgtatgctccctctaccaacaaaacatatttcgaagtgtggaaaatttttgacaaaaaattctacatgtacatctccataatatatgtgtatgcgtcaagtttcacgaaaaaataatattttttgtggcctatgtaaaaaagagaaaacttatcctgtgaaaagcattgttttcagcactgaattttgtcttttttacacacgtcacatgataagttcattttttatgaaacaactttgtgagcgcgtagcacgtgaagatatacgcgcgaattttttgtttcaattttttttgaaatttaaaatatgtgtaagatgcatttcaaaatatagggagcatatgctcccatgttccaaaacaccactccctaaaAAAGATTCAAAACTAATAAAATATATAAATAGATCATTGGACCACCTAGTGCTGACTACAGACACTAGCGCAAGCCGAAGGTGGGCGCCACCATCCTCGCCCCTCCACGAGCGGAactaggcaaagcttgtcgtaatagagcttgttgtagtagactgaCGAgaccccaaaggaccagcgcaccagagcagcaaccatcgcaaaTAACGATAATCGTAGATTGGAAGAGACTGATCTGTAACCACACCAGCGATCACAAAAATTTACCGAATCCAGGAGATCTGTCGGGCACacgactccacgcgccctccgtcggcgctagatgcaccaccagagcgaggatatagcggggaggaccttattttgACTCCAGGATGTAGCCGCTGCCTCgccatcccgaagaagacactaaaaaaaaattaaacgaagaAATGAAACCTTCCCACCGGCCAGAGGCCGTGGTCCGCCacgcctccaaggccccaaggccaccggagacgGAGCGGACCGGCAGCATCGCCGGCGAGAGGGACGAAACCTGTAACGGCCCCGGAAAACaccccctattagatttgcttgttctttttcttttgtgcatcatcatgacataTGCATCATCTCATTCATGCTTTTAACAAATACAATTATTTTATAAACTCTACCTATTttatttccctctcatatgggttatgtaataaaacccttcttcctcctcttttctttcatttaacaaaccctaaaaacAATACCAATAAAATACTTTCAAATATCTTAATTTCCAAATAAAATGTTTGTTCGTTTTGGTTATTTCAAAATGTTTCAAACCAGTTTTAAAAcaaaagggaaaagaaaaggTTTTGGAGAATAAAAACAGAAAACCCTAACAACTAAACCCATGGGCCTTCCTCCTCTCTCTGGTCTCCCTCCCGGTGGCCCATCCTCCATGGCAGCCCACCTCCTTCTTTCCCTTCcggctgttgacgtcagaaaccccctggcgggcagagacgggcaacacagtagagccgggaacaactagggctgcggctggccccagtccctcagagcgacggcccgcaaagcctcctggtcgcacgtccgatgcaatcacaagggcgtgccacctgacctatacctggtcaggaaggtatggatgatgcctcgcttagtttcctgcatggcatacacgtaaacattaaatacgagcctcgatcggctctcaggttatcctgtgaatcggctcaaagagccgatccacccatgattcgaacgaggtgtccgaatatatggtggtcctgcttgatcaagataaagctaattagatctacaacgatttagggttttcaccgcataatcggatcatcctactcacgattgggcctcgcgctcgcgcacggtgaccgtaagccgatcctagacagcgcctaaaaaccaacacgaggttgatccccggaacatcctttctagggctagcaaacgccaccctacacgccgctggatcctccaaccctttgtaaggcctaactattgcggatgttaaactaatccttgatgaacaaggagcaaccgtaacggatcagatctactaaactatgatcaagcggggtgccgcccctacacctaagataggtgtaagggcggctagatgtgcaagggttgcataacgaaagcatgtaattcgaagaacaatgctaaccctaacacatctaagataactacgttgctcgccatcaaaaaggcttcgagcacgagcaacgcatgaacaacgtaggcaggcttgtgcttgcctagatcgcaagatgcgatctaggcagcatggtgcttaccggagaaaccctcgagacgaaggagttggcgatgcgccgagatttgtttgtgttgaacgttggttgttgtttattccataaaccctagatacatatttatagtccaagggactttctaacgtgggtgtgcacctaaccgtgcacgggtaaaactctaactcttaaccgacacgtaatctaatatgttacagatacaagggcaaactagcccaaactttgcatgtaaggccgattcacgtatttcttccatatatattcttcaagtccatcttgatcgcggcccacctctgactcggtcaaattccggtgataacacatgccccctcggttttggaaatgacatttccaaaatcattatgctcttatttcgtcgggtcatgtcgtggcgagcggaACTGCcgcgaatcttccatcattacgcctcgcctcctgggcttctgcgtacgaattgacaatttcggcatcacgtcctcgagaaccgtcatggcattaaatctccactacactctctttatttatctgtgccaaacggttcaccactccatccccttgctctgctctgttcaccaaaccaaaaaaccctcttccctgcagccatgtcttcctcttcctcctctgcttcgggcctctctctccaatcgtcgccg
It contains:
- the LOC124680614 gene encoding fructokinase-2-like — translated: MAPLGDGVAPAAAAAPGLVVSFGEMLIDFVPDVAGVSLAESGGFVKAPGGAPANVACAVSKLGGSSAFVGKFGDDEFGHMLVEILKQNGVNAEGCLFDQHARTALAFVTLKSNGEREFMFYRNPSADMLLTEAELNLDLINSARVFHYGSISLITEPCRSAHVAAMRAAKAGGILCSYDPNVRIPLWPSEQAARDGIMSIWKEADFIKLSDEEVAFLTQGDPNDEANVLSLWFEGLKLLIVTDGERGCRYFTKDFKGSVPGYAVKTVDTTGAGDAFVGSFLVNVAKDDSIFYNEEKLREVLQFCNACGAICTTKKGAIPALPTTADAMEVISKGSN